Proteins from one Halovivax limisalsi genomic window:
- a CDS encoding DUF7289 family protein, producing MRRARASNASAPGSSRFAFVDERGVSEVVGFVVVFGIIIGSVGILYTTGFGAMEEFRENEQQRNADYAFDALAENFNDLVRNDGIRQRSGELNLRKGTIEVGSSNVVKEVTVDGTDVLEPHLNDTGRSDIGSFTYEYEGTTVAYQGGAVTKVTDSGELAVRNPPMQCIDGETAIVSLVVVDGDPPRLTSSSGREITASKRATTVVRGNSVDIVLGTSPAEPAWNRSLSEQGFSGSGNTFTCGGGSSGSVVVRITTVEIAYD from the coding sequence ATGAGGCGGGCCCGGGCGTCGAACGCGTCCGCTCCCGGTTCGTCACGGTTCGCGTTCGTCGACGAGCGCGGGGTGAGCGAGGTCGTCGGCTTCGTCGTCGTCTTCGGCATCATCATCGGCTCGGTCGGCATCCTCTACACGACCGGATTCGGCGCCATGGAGGAGTTCCGGGAGAACGAGCAGCAGCGAAACGCCGACTACGCCTTCGACGCGCTCGCGGAGAACTTCAACGACCTGGTCCGAAACGACGGCATTCGACAGCGCTCGGGCGAGTTGAACCTGCGGAAGGGGACGATCGAGGTCGGATCCTCGAACGTGGTCAAGGAGGTGACCGTCGACGGGACGGACGTCCTCGAACCGCATCTGAACGACACGGGTCGAAGCGATATCGGCTCGTTCACCTACGAGTACGAGGGGACGACCGTCGCCTACCAGGGCGGTGCCGTGACGAAAGTAACCGACTCCGGCGAACTCGCCGTTCGCAACCCGCCGATGCAGTGTATCGACGGCGAGACCGCCATCGTCTCGCTCGTCGTCGTCGACGGCGATCCGCCCCGCCTGACGAGTTCGAGCGGCCGCGAGATCACCGCCAGCAAGCGAGCGACGACGGTAGTGCGTGGCAACTCAGTGGATATCGTGCTCGGGACCTCACCCGCCGAACCGGCGTGGAATCGATCGCTGAGCGAGCAGGGATTCAGCGGCAGCGGGAATACGTTCACCTGCGGCGGAGGCAGTTCGGGATCGGTCGTCGTCAGGATTACGACGGTCGAGATCGCGTACGACTGA
- a CDS encoding DUF7266 family protein, with amino-acid sequence MTLERDERAVSIAVTHVLTIGITTILISGLLLGAGSMLENQREEATKSSLETIGERLASEITDVDRIASDGADNVTVRTDHQRFVTGSQYTVELIETGCASEYPLIDTEQCIGLTSNSEGVSVGVPLTTNQSIGGSVTGGAIIIEWDGGDITLEEEP; translated from the coding sequence GTGACCCTCGAGCGCGACGAGCGGGCGGTTTCGATCGCGGTCACGCACGTCCTCACCATCGGGATCACGACGATACTCATCTCGGGGTTACTGCTCGGCGCCGGGTCGATGCTCGAGAATCAACGCGAGGAGGCGACCAAATCGTCGCTAGAGACGATCGGCGAGCGCCTGGCGAGCGAGATTACCGACGTCGATCGGATCGCGTCCGATGGCGCCGACAACGTCACGGTCCGCACCGACCACCAGCGATTCGTCACCGGTTCGCAGTACACCGTCGAGTTGATCGAGACTGGCTGCGCGAGCGAGTACCCGCTGATCGACACCGAGCAGTGTATCGGCCTCACCTCGAACAGCGAAGGTGTCTCGGTCGGCGTCCCGCTCACGACGAACCAGTCGATCGGCGGCAGCGTCACCGGCGGCGCGATCATCATCGAGTGGGACGGCGGGGACATCACGCTGGAGGAAGAACCATGA
- a CDS encoding DUF7261 family protein gives MVRRTTDSARTDRGQLVLIGAITIAFILLGVVVVYNGVQYTETVNTGGADRSVEHVRTVEAELEAGIAVLIESAGGKSELDTALGEFESEYPNTTAHRQPAVVTLGNRSIDWPNETVTVDYRYDDGAISTSKTLTVNASEGSP, from the coding sequence ATGGTGAGACGGACGACCGACAGCGCGCGAACAGACCGAGGGCAGCTCGTGCTGATCGGCGCGATTACGATCGCGTTCATCCTCCTCGGCGTGGTCGTCGTCTACAACGGCGTCCAGTACACGGAGACGGTAAACACCGGCGGAGCCGATCGCAGCGTCGAACACGTCCGGACGGTCGAGGCGGAACTCGAAGCTGGGATCGCGGTGTTGATCGAATCGGCAGGGGGCAAGTCCGAGTTGGACACTGCATTGGGGGAGTTCGAATCTGAGTATCCGAACACGACCGCCCATCGTCAACCGGCGGTCGTCACGCTCGGGAATAGATCGATCGACTGGCCGAACGAGACGGTCACGGTCGATTATCGATACGACGACGGGGCGATATCCACGTCGAAAACGCTCACGGTGAACGCCTCGGAGGGATCGCCGTGA
- a CDS encoding DUF7288 family protein: MKDTRTPQRAQAFTLEGFIGAIVLLTAVLFALQAVVITPTTGGAVDRGVQAQAEQEVVDALNTGQSTGNLSELVRYYDDPQDRWHNGTGGNSNFVYNNSQYANESAFGRVLDTHFYEHGGNSFNVEYIYWNGSGHRETIDAVRMGGARGEGAVSASFTVTLHDSQNLTEPGSDGQPTEGSTELGNANNYPIPDAFSSNLYNIVEVRVTVW, translated from the coding sequence ATGAAGGACACGAGAACTCCACAGCGGGCCCAGGCGTTCACCCTCGAGGGATTCATCGGGGCGATCGTCCTCCTGACGGCGGTGCTGTTCGCGCTCCAGGCCGTCGTCATCACGCCGACGACGGGTGGCGCCGTCGATCGCGGCGTCCAGGCTCAGGCCGAACAGGAGGTCGTCGACGCGCTGAATACGGGCCAGTCGACGGGCAACCTCTCGGAACTGGTCCGGTACTACGACGATCCCCAGGATCGGTGGCACAACGGAACAGGGGGGAATTCGAACTTCGTCTACAACAACAGCCAGTACGCAAACGAGAGCGCGTTCGGCCGGGTGCTCGATACGCACTTCTACGAACACGGCGGCAACTCGTTCAACGTCGAGTACATCTACTGGAACGGGAGCGGACATCGGGAGACGATCGACGCCGTCAGGATGGGCGGCGCTCGCGGCGAAGGCGCCGTCTCGGCCAGCTTCACGGTGACGCTACACGACTCGCAGAACCTGACCGAGCCGGGAAGCGACGGGCAGCCGACCGAGGGATCGACGGAACTCGGGAATGCGAATAATTACCCGATCCCGGACGCCTTCAGTTCGAATCTCTACAACATCGTCGAAGTACGGGTGACAGTATGGTGA
- a CDS encoding DUF7287 family protein, with the protein MHRDALTRTDGRSSDRGQTVQDFAVGIGLFLLAVAFVFAFVPTIITPFADAGGARTAQADRVASTIVENETVAGEEINQINLTAFENTYDVGEDELAKRLGLRGVGDHVNVTVITLDAYGTGQPANESAGEAYDDQIGASTTRLVTDTEGTCDPVCKLIVRVW; encoded by the coding sequence ATGCATCGAGACGCACTCACCCGGACGGATGGACGATCGAGCGACCGCGGACAGACGGTTCAGGACTTCGCCGTCGGGATCGGGTTGTTCCTGCTCGCCGTGGCGTTCGTCTTCGCGTTCGTCCCGACGATCATCACGCCGTTCGCGGACGCGGGCGGCGCCCGGACCGCACAGGCCGATCGGGTCGCGTCGACGATCGTCGAGAACGAGACCGTCGCGGGTGAAGAAATAAACCAAATCAACCTCACGGCGTTCGAGAACACGTACGACGTCGGGGAAGACGAACTGGCAAAGCGCCTGGGATTACGAGGCGTCGGCGACCACGTGAACGTGACCGTCATCACGCTCGATGCCTACGGCACGGGACAACCGGCCAACGAGAGCGCCGGCGAGGCGTACGACGACCAGATCGGTGCCAGTACGACGCGCCTCGTGACGGACACCGAGGGCACGTGCGACCCCGTCTGTAAACTCATCGTGAGGGTGTGGTAA
- a CDS encoding type II secretion system F family protein: protein MSLGRGTSTDERFGDSDALGDTFYPLYARLFSEESQFVGDVEKKLAQARMTDTVEMYLSRALGIGFISGLFLWILGLLVGWGVFGTGLVEVDQLIGVPVPSERVLAIWEAVKIPTLIVVCGLVFGTLGFALGFGSLVAVPYSRASARKREINMLLTDAVSFMYALSVGGLNQLEILQAMAEADDTYGEVSKEFQNVVNETEYFDTDYRTAIRNQAIETPSDELSQFLTDMLSIVNSGGDMESFLSDKKEKHMRTAKQQQELTLETLELFGEMYMTLSLFPLLLIIILVIMQMIPDADVSTNMIYIAVYGLIPLTGVGFIVLVSTVKHDEVGDGYLSPDGGHNRLKATQSSGILDLGLIEEFSGSYRVFDRIKNREGTHETMDVLARPHHFFRENPMYTLALTVPAVLVVLTSAMVQNAAPTSWSALKEAPVWGTFIYVYFPLYVLAVPLAVFYEWNVRARHKVVSTLSEDLRKLSSANDTGLTLLESLKSVSDTTSGKLASEFEEMNTKVNYGMGLKAAMIEFNNKYHIPRLARSVKLITKAQEASNQISNVLRTAARASENHDDIERDRKSRTRMQVVIIIMTFMTMLAVIAILQTQFLETMAGLETSGDADPGQQAAGTPMSDASFSENVDIQLMSLLFFHAVSMHAILSGFISGYMRDAKLLSGLKYVLGLATVALISWSLVA from the coding sequence ATGAGTCTCGGGCGAGGAACGTCCACCGACGAGCGCTTCGGCGACTCGGATGCGCTCGGAGATACGTTCTACCCGCTGTACGCGCGCCTGTTCTCCGAGGAGAGCCAGTTCGTCGGCGACGTCGAGAAGAAACTCGCCCAGGCGCGGATGACCGACACCGTGGAGATGTATCTCTCGCGGGCGCTCGGGATCGGCTTCATCAGCGGGCTCTTCCTCTGGATCCTCGGGTTGCTCGTCGGCTGGGGAGTCTTCGGCACCGGGCTGGTCGAGGTCGATCAGTTGATCGGCGTGCCCGTCCCGAGCGAGCGCGTCCTCGCCATCTGGGAAGCGGTGAAGATTCCGACGCTGATCGTCGTCTGTGGACTGGTCTTCGGGACGCTGGGATTCGCGCTCGGGTTCGGTTCGCTCGTCGCGGTGCCGTACTCGCGGGCGTCGGCCAGAAAGCGCGAGATCAACATGCTGCTGACCGACGCCGTCTCGTTCATGTACGCGCTGTCAGTCGGCGGGTTGAATCAACTCGAGATACTCCAGGCGATGGCCGAGGCCGACGACACGTACGGCGAGGTGTCGAAGGAGTTTCAAAACGTCGTCAACGAGACCGAGTACTTCGATACGGACTACCGGACGGCGATCCGAAACCAGGCGATCGAAACGCCGAGCGACGAACTCTCGCAGTTTCTGACCGACATGCTCTCGATCGTCAACAGCGGCGGGGACATGGAGAGTTTCCTCTCGGACAAGAAGGAAAAGCACATGCGGACCGCCAAGCAGCAACAGGAGCTCACGCTCGAGACCCTGGAGCTGTTCGGCGAGATGTACATGACGCTGTCGTTGTTCCCGCTGTTGCTGATCATCATCTTGGTGATCATGCAGATGATCCCCGACGCCGACGTCAGCACGAACATGATATACATCGCCGTCTACGGGCTGATTCCGCTGACGGGCGTCGGCTTCATCGTCCTGGTGTCGACGGTGAAACACGACGAGGTCGGCGACGGCTACCTCAGCCCGGACGGTGGGCACAACCGATTGAAGGCAACCCAGAGTAGCGGCATACTCGATCTCGGCCTCATCGAGGAGTTCTCCGGCAGTTACCGGGTGTTCGACCGGATCAAAAACCGCGAGGGGACTCACGAGACGATGGACGTCCTCGCCAGGCCGCACCACTTCTTCAGGGAGAACCCGATGTATACGCTCGCGTTGACCGTGCCGGCGGTGCTGGTGGTCCTCACCTCGGCGATGGTACAAAACGCCGCCCCGACCAGCTGGTCGGCCTTGAAGGAAGCGCCAGTCTGGGGGACGTTCATCTACGTCTACTTCCCGCTGTACGTCCTCGCGGTGCCGCTCGCCGTCTTCTACGAGTGGAACGTCCGCGCTCGTCACAAGGTGGTTTCGACGTTGTCGGAAGATCTCCGGAAACTATCGAGCGCCAACGACACGGGACTGACGTTGCTCGAGTCGCTCAAGTCCGTTTCCGATACCACGAGCGGCAAACTCGCCAGCGAGTTCGAGGAGATGAACACGAAGGTCAACTACGGGATGGGACTGAAAGCGGCGATGATCGAGTTCAACAACAAGTACCACATTCCGCGACTGGCTCGATCAGTCAAGCTCATCACCAAGGCCCAGGAGGCGTCGAACCAGATCTCGAACGTGTTGCGCACGGCGGCCCGCGCGAGCGAGAACCACGACGACATCGAGCGCGACCGCAAGTCCCGGACGCGGATGCAGGTCGTGATCATCATCATGACGTTCATGACGATGCTCGCGGTGATCGCCATCCTGCAGACGCAGTTCCTCGAGACGATGGCGGGGCTCGAAACCTCCGGGGACGCCGATCCCGGACAGCAGGCCGCCGGCACGCCGATGAGCGACGCGAGCTTCAGCGAGAACGTCGACATCCAGCTGATGTCGCTGCTGTTCTTCCACGCCGTGTCGATGCACGCGATCCTCTCGGGGTTCATCAGCGGGTACATGCGAGACGCGAAGCTGTTGAGCGGTCTCAAGTACGTACTCGGACTGGCGACGGTTGCCCTGATCAGCTGGTCGCTGGTCGCCTAA